The following coding sequences lie in one Actinomycetota bacterium genomic window:
- a CDS encoding Clp protease N-terminal domain-containing protein: MFETFAPDLKGTVMRAREKAAHTGASSLEAEHLLLSLAEFPKGPAGRAMSNLGLNEARIQRALDEEFEAALARVGVSLPPLAKLPPRRRERTPRWGQSAKVCLKRTQKEAVMRGDRKINNEHLLIGI, from the coding sequence TTGTTTGAGACCTTCGCCCCGGATCTCAAGGGCACCGTGATGAGGGCCCGTGAGAAAGCCGCCCACACCGGCGCGTCGAGCCTGGAGGCCGAGCATCTGCTGCTCAGCCTTGCCGAGTTCCCCAAAGGCCCCGCCGGCCGGGCCATGTCGAACCTGGGGCTGAACGAGGCCCGGATCCAGCGGGCGCTCGACGAGGAGTTCGAGGCCGCTCTGGCCCGGGTGGGCGTGAGCCTTCCCCCCCTCGCCAAGCTGCCGCCCCGCCGCCGGGAGCGGACCCCGCGGTGGGGGCAGTCGGCAAAGGTCTGCCTGAAACGCACCCAGAAGGAGGCTGTGATGCGCGGCGACCGCAAGATCAACAACGAGCACCTGCTGATCGGCATC
- a CDS encoding TIGR03086 family metal-binding protein, whose product MEADLARVHRTAVEGLVANVEKIGDDQWHLPTPNTEWDVRALVEHLVGGTVWVAPLMAGETIAGIGDRFSGDLVGDDPKGAFRRAAAEAMAAVEEPGAVDRTVDLSRGPTPAADYILERIGDAGMHTWDLARALGIDETIDPEVVAYGRRLLAQIGDEWRRYGALGPIVPTEPGADEQTLFIAESGRTP is encoded by the coding sequence ATGGAAGCCGATCTCGCCCGGGTACACCGAACAGCCGTCGAAGGACTGGTGGCCAACGTCGAAAAAATCGGCGACGACCAGTGGCACCTGCCCACCCCGAACACCGAGTGGGACGTCCGGGCCCTCGTAGAACACCTGGTCGGCGGGACCGTCTGGGTGGCGCCGCTGATGGCCGGTGAGACCATCGCCGGGATCGGCGACCGCTTCAGCGGGGACCTGGTAGGCGACGACCCGAAGGGCGCCTTCCGCAGGGCCGCCGCCGAAGCGATGGCGGCGGTAGAAGAGCCGGGTGCCGTAGACCGGACCGTGGACCTGTCCCGAGGTCCGACCCCGGCGGCCGACTACATTCTCGAGCGGATCGGCGACGCCGGGATGCACACCTGGGACCTGGCGAGGGCGCTGGGCATCGACGAGACAATCGATCCCGAGGTCGTCGCGTACGGCCGGCGCCTGCTGGCCCAGATCGGCGACGAGTGGCGCCGGTACGGGGCGCTCGGTCCAATCGTCCCCACCGAGCCGGGGGCCGACGAGCAGACGCTGTTCATAGCGGAGTCGGGCCGCACTCCCTAG